The following is a genomic window from Ethanoligenens harbinense YUAN-3.
GTCCAGCACCACCGGCACGCCGGGGTGTTTGCGCAGTTCGCCCGCAATAGCGGAGATGACGTCCGCGTCGGCCGTCATGCCGATCTTCACGGCGTCTACCCGGATGTCTTCAAATAAGCAGCCGATCTGGGCGGCCACCAGACCGGGCTTCAGGGCCTGCGCCTCGCGCACGCCGCAGGTGTTCTGCACGGTCGCCGCCGTGATGGCGCTCATGCCGTATACGCCAAATGCCGCAAACGTTTTCAAATCGGCTTGAATGCCGGCGCCGCCGCTCGGGTCCGAGCCGGCGATCGTGAGCGCGTGCCGCAATCCAATCGTCCCTTTCCTTGTCACGGGGCCGCTTTTCCGCCCTGTGTGAAATTGTTTTCAGTATAAAAGCCCGCCTGGCGTTTGTCAAGAACGGGTGGCTTGGCACCTCCCTGTTCATAAAAAATCCATATTACAATGTCAAAAAAGTGCCGGAGGGATGAAAGAGCTTTGTTATAAATTGACAAAACGGAGAGATTTTTGTTTTAATAATAGAAAGGGTGATGGTATGAACAATGGGAAGCCTGTGCGCGTACCGCGCCAGACCCGCAGCTTGGCAACAAAAGGGAAATTGCTGGCCGCGGCTAAGGAACTTTTTTGTGAAGTTGGATATTATAAGACCACCGCGAACGCGATCGCCAGAAAGGCGGGCACGGCGGTGGGTAGCTTTTACGCTTATTTTCCGGATAAAGAAGCCGTTTTTGCGGAACTGATGGAGCGACTTTGCCAGCGCCTGCGCACGGTGCTGGAACAATGCGCGAAGCAGCTGCGCCAGCCCGACTTCGACCCGAAAGTGTGGATAGCGCAAATGGCGAGGCAATCGGTGGAGGTCTACGTGAGCGAGCCGAAATTTTCCCCGCAGATCGCCGTTCTGTATTATAACAGGGAACCGCGTGTGACCGCCATGATGCAGCGCGAGCAGTCGTTCATTCAGCAGATGATCCGCAGCTATTTCGCCCTGGCGGGAGACAGCCTCAGCATTCGGGACCCGGAGGTGTCGGCTGTTGTTGTGCAGAAGATCCTGATCCAGCTTCCCGAAAAGGTTTTATACGATTGGGAAAATATCGGGCAGGAAGAGATCATCAACGCCACGATTGATTTGCTGCAGCGGTATCTCACCAACTACCATAAATCTTAAAGGTTTCCGTTTTGAGACAAGGCCGGGTTTAAAGCGCGCGCAGGTCCACCTGCCGTTCGAACAGGCGCAGGGCGTCCGCGCCTGTTTCCCACTCCGGCCAGACCCGCGCCACCTCGCGCCAGAAAGCCGGGGAATGATCGTGATGACGGATGTGTGCCAGCTCATGCGCCACCACATAGTCCACGGCGGGCGGCGGCGCGCAGAGCAGCCGCCAGGAGAAGCGCAGGCGGTTGTCTTTGCCGCATGAGCCCCAGCGTGAACGCGCGCTGCCCACAGTCAGGCTTGGGTAGGACAGACCCGCCTGTTTAGCAAAAAAGGCCGCGCGGGCGAGCAGCCGTTCTTCAGCCCGCGCGGTGAAAAAGGCGGCCGCGGCCCGCGCGGGGTCCCGGGATGGCAGATAAAACGCATTGCCGTCCCAGACCGGCGGGTCCGGGAGGTCGGCGTCTTCCCGCGCAGCGACGGGATATGGCCTGCCCAGATACCACAGGGTGCCGCCCGGCTCCGCCGCCGCGCAGGCGCGCTGCGCGGCGCGTTCGCGCATGCGTTTGCGTGCGCTCTCGACCCAGCGCTGCTTTTCACACAGGAACGATTCGATGGCGGCGGCAGGCATCCGCTGCGGGGCGCGGACGATGACCTCCCCATCCTGCCTGATCTGGATGGCAACGGTTTTGCGTGTGCTGCGCACCAGTGTGTAGGGTATCTGCGCCATGTTTGAGCCTCCGTCCGCCTGCCCGGCATTTTTATACAGTATACAACGGCACACCTGTTTTGCCAAACGGTCGCGGTTTTGCGTTTTTCGTGGTACAATACGATTGTGTACGGGAATCCGCCGTGCGCGGCCCGTCTGAACGTGCGCGCGGCAAAGGACGAGGGGGGGCTTTATCATGGAAGAATATCAGGAAATGAGCCGCAGGCTCCAGAAAGCTACGGCGGAAGGGCGCCTTCAGGATGAGATCGACGCTATCCGCGCATCCGGCTCTGAGAAGGAGAAACAGCAGTTGGACATGTTGCTCCACCCGGAAAATTATCCGCCGGTGGTGCGGCTGGAGGACTGCATGTGTTCGACGGACCATCAGGCGGCCTGCGAGGTCAGCTGCCTGTTCGAGGCCATCGGCCGCGACCGGGACGGCAAGCTGGTCATCACGGGGGACTGCGTGGGCTGCGGGCAGTGCGTGGAGCGGTGTGAGCAAAAAGCGCTGGCCGGGCGCAAGGA
Proteins encoded in this region:
- a CDS encoding TetR/AcrR family transcriptional regulator — translated: MNNGKPVRVPRQTRSLATKGKLLAAAKELFCEVGYYKTTANAIARKAGTAVGSFYAYFPDKEAVFAELMERLCQRLRTVLEQCAKQLRQPDFDPKVWIAQMARQSVEVYVSEPKFSPQIAVLYYNREPRVTAMMQREQSFIQQMIRSYFALAGDSLSIRDPEVSAVVVQKILIQLPEKVLYDWENIGQEEIINATIDLLQRYLTNYHKS
- a CDS encoding M48 family metallopeptidase, which codes for MAQIPYTLVRSTRKTVAIQIRQDGEVIVRAPQRMPAAAIESFLCEKQRWVESARKRMRERAAQRACAAAEPGGTLWYLGRPYPVAAREDADLPDPPVWDGNAFYLPSRDPARAAAAFFTARAEERLLARAAFFAKQAGLSYPSLTVGSARSRWGSCGKDNRLRFSWRLLCAPPPAVDYVVAHELAHIRHHDHSPAFWREVARVWPEWETGADALRLFERQVDLRAL